The Aequorivita sublithincola DSM 14238 genome window below encodes:
- a CDS encoding MFS transporter, whose product MKKNDPYAALRFREFNLFLFVRFAMVFAWSMQFIVIEWEVYSITKNPLSLGIIGLMEVIPAVSMALFAGHIVDQSEKRGLLIKCILGFSVVSLGLFLLTWPRVVGDLTTNTVLYSVYFLVFLGGLVRAFLGPTIFSLFSLLVPKKIYPNAATWSSSVWQMGSVVGPAAGGFFIHWIGVHWSMCFVFAFSLMALLLLLQIPKKPILNPNIGEPIVKSLKEGIKFVMNTRVILGALTLDMFAVLFGGAVALLPIYAQDILKVGPEGFGILRAAPAVGALIIMFTSAHFPLNKNAGYKLLAAIFGFGISIIIFGVSTWFWVSVIALFLSGVTDGISMVIRQTILQLRTPDAMRGRVASVNSMFVGSSNELGAFESGLTAKLMGTVTAVVFGGGMTILTVLGTGAFFPKLRKLDLRKDLEEHEKG is encoded by the coding sequence ATGAAGAAAAACGATCCCTACGCAGCATTACGATTTCGGGAGTTTAATCTATTTCTTTTTGTTCGTTTTGCGATGGTTTTTGCGTGGAGCATGCAGTTTATTGTAATAGAATGGGAAGTTTACAGCATTACCAAAAATCCACTTTCGTTAGGAATCATTGGTTTAATGGAAGTTATTCCCGCAGTTTCTATGGCGCTTTTTGCGGGTCATATTGTAGATCAATCTGAAAAACGAGGACTTTTAATTAAATGTATTTTGGGTTTCTCTGTGGTAAGTCTCGGGCTTTTTCTGCTTACATGGCCAAGAGTTGTCGGCGATCTCACAACTAATACAGTACTTTACTCAGTTTATTTTCTGGTTTTTCTAGGTGGACTTGTTCGCGCATTTTTAGGACCGACTATATTTTCACTTTTCTCATTATTAGTTCCCAAAAAAATATATCCAAATGCCGCCACATGGAGCAGCTCTGTTTGGCAAATGGGCTCTGTTGTTGGACCAGCCGCAGGAGGATTCTTCATTCATTGGATTGGTGTTCACTGGTCTATGTGTTTTGTTTTTGCTTTTTCGTTGATGGCTTTATTGCTGTTGCTTCAAATTCCGAAGAAACCTATTTTAAACCCAAACATTGGAGAACCCATCGTTAAAAGTTTAAAAGAAGGAATAAAATTCGTTATGAACACTCGTGTAATTTTGGGTGCGCTAACGTTGGATATGTTTGCTGTTCTTTTTGGTGGGGCGGTAGCGCTGCTTCCTATTTACGCACAAGATATTCTTAAAGTAGGTCCGGAAGGGTTTGGGATACTACGTGCTGCCCCTGCTGTTGGAGCATTAATAATTATGTTTACTTCAGCACATTTTCCGCTAAATAAAAATGCTGGATATAAATTGCTTGCAGCCATCTTTGGTTTTGGAATATCTATCATAATATTTGGAGTTTCAACGTGGTTTTGGGTTTCTGTAATTGCGCTTTTCTTAAGCGGTGTGACTGATGGAATTTCAATGGTTATTAGACAAACCATATTGCAATTACGCACTCCCGATGCAATGCGTGGCCGTGTGGCTTCCGTTAATTCTATGTTTGTTGGCTCTTCCAATGAGCTTGGTGCTTTTGAAAGCGGACTAACTGCTAAATTAATGGGAACAGTAACTGCCGTGGTTTTTGGAGGTGGAATGACTATTCTTACCGTTCTTGGAACAGGAGCGTTTTTCCCAAAACTTCGAAAGCTGGATTTGCGAAAGGATTTGGAGGAACATGAAAAAGGGTGA
- a CDS encoding YqaA family protein → MDTIKKSETNKFKRTHLYYKYTGFYTFVGQSIKKAIIPIVLIIVALIVLDFYVIDFSNLFTYITETYAPINILLVFLASESLLGLVPPEIFIAWSDKMPEPILYLTILASLSYIGGIISYFIGKWVFTIPRVYDYMEGKMKKHLKQIRKWGGFLIVVGALLPIPYSMTSMAAGMIHYKFRNYLLFGLLRFVRFYLYAIAIFSLL, encoded by the coding sequence ATGGATACCATTAAAAAGTCTGAAACAAACAAATTCAAGCGTACGCACCTGTATTATAAATACACTGGGTTTTACACGTTTGTTGGCCAGAGTATTAAAAAGGCAATCATTCCGATCGTTCTGATAATTGTTGCTTTAATTGTATTGGATTTTTATGTAATTGATTTCAGCAATCTTTTTACCTACATTACAGAAACATACGCGCCAATAAATATTCTATTGGTATTCTTAGCGTCAGAGTCTTTATTGGGGTTGGTTCCACCGGAAATATTTATCGCTTGGAGTGATAAAATGCCAGAGCCTATTTTGTATTTAACAATTTTGGCGTCGCTTTCCTATATCGGAGGTATTATTTCCTATTTCATCGGGAAATGGGTTTTTACCATTCCTCGAGTTTATGACTATATGGAAGGGAAAATGAAGAAACACCTTAAACAAATTCGCAAATGGGGTGGTTTCTTGATTGTTGTTGGTGCTTTGTTGCCAATACCTTATTCTATGACAAGTATGGCTGCTGGTATGATTCACTATAAATTCAGAAATTATCTACTCTTTGGATTGCTTCGTTTTGTAAGGTTTTATCTTTATGCCATTGCCATATTCAGTTTGCTGTAG
- a CDS encoding DUF1456 family protein, whose product MALTNNDIMKKLRVAHKFRDEDILKICSLVDFAVTKSELGAIFRNENHEKYMECGDQFLRNFLNGLVIHLRGPMPERKEPKVKLESNPKPVRKHIPNPRK is encoded by the coding sequence ATGGCTCTTACCAATAACGATATAATGAAAAAATTGCGTGTGGCGCACAAATTTCGCGATGAGGATATTTTGAAAATTTGTTCACTTGTAGATTTTGCAGTAACAAAGAGTGAGCTTGGAGCCATCTTTAGAAACGAGAATCACGAAAAATATATGGAGTGTGGCGATCAGTTTCTTCGTAATTTTTTAAATGGATTGGTTATACATCTACGCGGACCGATGCCAGAAAGAAAGGAACCAAAAGTAAAGTTAGAATCCAATCCAAAGCCAGTTCGTAAACACATTCCAAATCCTCGGAAATAA
- a CDS encoding universal stress protein — protein MKKVLITLDYNPNSEKVVNMGYELAKLMNAEVCLFHVLAEVRYYGMQYEPFMGYEGYAFPVDFKIQEEFVKVAQDYLDKTKVHLKGENISTHLAEGDTAQKILDYAEEWNADLIVMGAHHHGALEKLFLGTVASSILEQTKIPVYMVPTGK, from the coding sequence ATGAAAAAAGTGCTAATTACCTTAGATTATAATCCCAATTCTGAAAAAGTTGTGAATATGGGTTATGAACTCGCAAAACTTATGAACGCTGAGGTTTGCCTGTTTCACGTGCTTGCAGAAGTACGTTACTATGGAATGCAATACGAACCTTTTATGGGTTATGAAGGCTACGCATTTCCGGTGGATTTTAAAATTCAGGAGGAATTTGTGAAGGTGGCGCAAGATTATCTTGACAAAACAAAAGTACATTTAAAAGGTGAAAATATTTCAACACATTTAGCTGAAGGTGATACCGCACAAAAGATTTTAGATTACGCCGAGGAATGGAATGCAGATTTAATTGTGATGGGAGCCCATCATCACGGAGCTTTGGAAAAACTATTTTTAGGAACTGTTGCGTCCAGCATTTTGGAGCAAACAAAAATCCCCGTTTACATGGTGCCAACGGGGAAATAA
- a CDS encoding FMN-binding glutamate synthase family protein, with protein MREAIQFTFIALGIIAIITCTAIWPVYGFSILGITIFAIGIYDLFQKKHAILRNFPVLGHMRFLLEMIGPELHQYFVESDTDGKPIDRNHRTYIYERAKLEKETHPFGTELNVEAENAKWMKHSIYPSPLKEEAPRVLIGGPDCKQPYSASIFNISAMSFGALSKNAVMALNLGAKAGNFFHDTGEGGISDYHLKGGDLVYEVGTGYFGCRNEDGHFSPEIFKEKAAYPTVKMIEIKISQGAKPGHGGVLPAVKNDEEIAKIRGIKPHTDVISPPGHSAFSDAEGLLRFVKQMRELSNGKPIGFKLCIGSKQEFIDICEKMVETGIKPDFITVDGSEGGTGAAPIDFSNYVGMPWEKALVFVVDTLNGYGLKKDIKIVTATKIFTAFDIFKALSIGADVCNSARGMMIALGCIQALRCDTNKCPTGVTTNNPTLMRGLVVEEKWQRVRNYHARTVKEFLELFAAAGCNNLSDLNRSYIFKQIATDIKCYDEIYPIISEGQFLENANL; from the coding sequence ATGAGAGAAGCAATACAATTTACGTTTATCGCCTTAGGAATCATTGCAATCATAACCTGCACTGCAATTTGGCCAGTTTATGGTTTTTCAATTCTGGGTATTACAATTTTCGCGATTGGTATTTATGATTTATTTCAGAAAAAACACGCCATTCTAAGAAACTTCCCTGTTTTGGGACATATGCGTTTTTTACTAGAAATGATTGGACCAGAACTTCACCAATACTTTGTGGAATCTGATACCGATGGAAAACCAATAGACCGAAACCACAGAACCTACATTTATGAACGTGCCAAACTTGAAAAGGAAACCCATCCTTTTGGAACCGAGTTAAATGTAGAAGCTGAAAATGCCAAATGGATGAAACACAGTATTTATCCTTCACCGTTGAAGGAGGAAGCGCCAAGAGTTCTTATTGGCGGCCCGGATTGTAAACAACCTTATAGCGCTAGTATTTTTAATATTTCGGCTATGAGTTTTGGAGCTTTGAGCAAAAATGCTGTAATGGCGTTGAATTTAGGGGCAAAAGCAGGTAATTTTTTCCATGATACAGGTGAAGGTGGAATTTCAGATTATCACTTAAAAGGAGGCGATTTGGTATATGAAGTAGGAACAGGTTATTTTGGTTGTAGAAATGAAGACGGGCACTTTTCCCCAGAAATATTTAAAGAAAAAGCTGCTTATCCTACAGTTAAAATGATTGAGATTAAAATTTCACAAGGAGCAAAACCTGGTCACGGTGGCGTTTTGCCAGCAGTTAAGAACGATGAGGAAATTGCAAAAATTAGAGGAATAAAACCGCATACGGACGTTATTTCACCTCCTGGACATAGTGCGTTCAGTGATGCTGAAGGTTTGTTGCGTTTTGTAAAACAGATGCGTGAGCTGAGCAATGGAAAACCTATAGGTTTCAAATTATGTATAGGAAGCAAACAAGAGTTTATAGACATCTGCGAAAAAATGGTTGAAACTGGAATAAAACCCGACTTCATAACCGTTGATGGTTCTGAAGGTGGAACTGGTGCCGCACCAATAGATTTTTCAAATTATGTTGGAATGCCGTGGGAAAAAGCCCTTGTTTTTGTTGTTGATACTTTAAACGGTTATGGTCTGAAAAAAGATATAAAAATTGTAACAGCCACCAAAATATTTACAGCTTTCGATATTTTTAAAGCGTTAAGCATCGGTGCAGATGTTTGTAATTCTGCCAGAGGAATGATGATTGCTTTAGGTTGCATACAAGCGCTGAGGTGCGATACTAATAAATGTCCTACAGGAGTTACAACAAATAATCCAACATTAATGCGAGGGCTTGTTGTTGAAGAAAAATGGCAGCGCGTTCGAAATTATCACGCGAGAACAGTGAAAGAATTTTTAGAGCTTTTTGCAGCAGCGGGTTGCAATAACCTTTCAGATTTGAATAGAAGTTATATCTTTAAGCAAATTGCGACAGACATTAAATGTTATGATGAAATTTATCCGATAATTTCCGAAGGACAATTTCTTGAAAATGCAAATTTGTGA